GGGTCTGGGAAACGATATGAGCTTATGCCGTACCACGGCAGCATGAGGTCGAAGCCACTCGCCAAGTCCGGGCCGTAGTTAATCCGGTAGTAGCCGGAAGCCTGCTCGTACTGGGCGTAGTCATCCACCCCGTCACCGTTGTAATCAGCAGGACACGGAATAATGCTCTGCGATTCTCCGTACCATGCGTAGTTGACGTTGTAGCCCGTGGCGAAGCCGTCGGCGGCGTAGTTCACCATGAGGTGGCCCGTGCTCGACCGGTCGAGGATCGCCATGTCGGCAGCGCCGTCCCCATCGTAGTCCGCAGGACACGGCAGGACCGTAGGGCCGGACCCGTAGTACGGGTACGACTCGGTGAAGCCGTCCGCCAGGTTCGGGCCGTAGTTAATCTGCCACAGCCCGCTCTGAATGGACTTGTCGAGTTGGGCGTAGTCGTCGTAGCCGTCGCCGTTGAAGTCCGCTGGGCACGGGATGATGTCCAGCGAGGTCCCGTACCAGTCGCGCATCTCGGTGAAGCCGTCCGCCAGGTTCACGCCGTAGTTCACCATGAGCGTCCCGTGCTGGTAGCTCCGGTCAAGCTGGGCGTAGTCGGCGTAGGCGTCCCCGTTGTAGTTGGCGGGGCAGGTCCAAATGCCCGTGCTCGTGCCGTAGTACGGGAAGGCGCTCTCGAACCAACCGTAGCCGGCAGTCCAATCGACGTACAGGGTGCCCGTCCCGCGTTTGTCCAAGAGGGCGATATCGTCCTTCCCGTCCCCGTTGTAATCGGCGGAGGCGGGGAAGATTGGCGGGATAGGGGGCGTCGGCGGAGCGACGACCTGCACCCAGATGGGGTGCTGGTTGGTCCAGCCGGTGAGGGGCGTGTTGCCGTGGTAGGGGCGGAAGTAGATCGGATACGTCCCGGGGGTAGCGTCTACTGGCACCTTGCCAGTGAAGCTGAACCACGCATTCTGGCCGTGTCCAACGTTCGCAGCACCTTGGGCAACCACGCGCTGGTGGTCGTTCGCAATCCAGATACCGTCACCCGGATACAGCCAGCTGTTCGCTTGGTTTCCGCCAGATACGCAGGAGCGTAACTCGACGTAGCTCGGATCACCCGTCCCGCCGGTGTTGTGCCAGGTTACATTCCCGGTATTCTCGTACGAGACGATGAACCCGTAGCTGTCTCCGGCGTGAAGTGTGATGGTCGTGGCAGGACTCTGGGCGTGCCACTGGCAGGCAAATTCAGGAGCGGGCGAGTAATCTGGATCGCGAAGCCATCCCTGAACCACATACCCGCCACCAATCGACTGAACAGAATATGGGGCTTGTGTAGATAGCGAGAGCTGAATTGGATTGTCGACGCTCGATGTAGCTCGGTTCTGGTCGATCATCTTCACATAATTCGATCCGACCTCCGC
The genomic region above belongs to Candidatus Zixiibacteriota bacterium and contains:
- a CDS encoding CHAP domain-containing protein, producing the protein MIRFFLLVFWFCCISVVPTTRALACDPFDENGNCKDACGNWGAEIASYQNVDAYSTGEWNGTGCSNGSTTYGYKWQCVEYVKRFYGVEVGDPISTSWGEAKNAFSKKDQDDVGPNLVAYSQGSSTKPQPGDILCFGEAEGEENSGHVGIIAEVGSNYVKMIDQNRATSSVDNPIQLSLSTQAPYSVQSIGGGYVVQGWLRDPDYSPAPEFACQWHAQSPATTITLHAGDSYGFIVSYENTGNVTWHNTGGTGDPSYVELRSCVSGGNQANSWLYPGDGIWIANDHQRVVAQGAANVGHGQNAWFSFTGKVPVDATPGTYPIYFRPYHGNTPLTGWTNQHPIWVQVVAPPTPPIPPIFPASADYNGDGKDDIALLDKRGTGTLYVDWTAGYGWFESAFPYYGTSTGIWTCPANYNGDAYADYAQLDRSYQHGTLMVNYGVNLADGFTEMRDWYGTSLDIIPCPADFNGDGYDDYAQLDKSIQSGLWQINYGPNLADGFTESYPYYGSGPTVLPCPADYDGDGAADMAILDRSSTGHLMVNYAADGFATGYNVNYAWYGESQSIIPCPADYNGDGVDDYAQYEQASGYYRINYGPDLASGFDLMLPWYGISSYRFPDPGDYDGDGAADIAIFDQETRIFAINYSTNGFPTGFDVFIDYSAPLAKQVVGEPSAQLPVTFALNQNYPNPFNPVTVIAYSLPAATHVTLDVFNILGQKVATLVDAAQPAGDHQVTWDASANSSGVYLYRITMGDAVETKKMLLLK